The DNA segment TCTTTTGGTGTTGTTTTGGGGGGGGGGGGGGTCACCCGCGTTCTCCCCCCCCCCCACCCCCCATTAATCCCTTGCCCAGGGGGTGGGCGGGTGGGGGCGTAGCACCGTTAGCCCGTAGCACGCCGACCTTGCCCGCATGAGCGCAGTGAAACGCAGGGCAAGGACACGCCCAAAAAAGAATTAACACTTAGCTCCTAATAATGCTACTTTGCGTAAAAAACAGACTTCATAATCAAAAAATACCTTCAAACTATTTACACTTAACCTTATTCTACCCAGTCCGCTATGAATAAATTAGTATCATAAGTACCACCATTATTACGGTTGGAGGCAAAAACTAACTTTTTACCATCAGGTGAAAACATTGGAAAAGAGTCAAATGTTTTGTCATAAGTTATTTGCTCTAAACCTGAACCATCCAGGTTAATCATGTACAAGTTAAACTGAAAACCCCTCGAAGAGGCATGATTACTAGAAAAAATTATTTTTTTACCACTCGGATGAAAAAAAGGCGCCCAATTCGCTTTACCTAAATGAGTAACCTGACGCATGTCCGAGCCATCTACATTGCAGGTAAATATCTCCATTTGGGTAGGCTGAACTAAATGCTGACTCAACAGCTCTTTGTACTCTTTAATCTGTTCCTCCGTTTTTGGACGAGAAGCACGAAAAACAATTCTTTTGCTATCAGGTGAAAAAAAAGCGCCCCCATCATAACCTAATTCATGAGTAATTTGCTTGATATTCTTTCCATCAATATCACAAACGTACAATTCCAAATCCCCGCTGCGGTCAGAGGTAAACACAATTTTTTTGCCATCAGGTGAAACTGTAGCTTCAGCATCATAACCCTTACCTGTGATAAATGGCGTCGTTTTGCCTGTCTTTAAGTCAGTTAAGTAGATATCGTAATCCTGATAAATAGCCCACACATATTTACCTTGTTTGCGTTCGGGAACAGGCGGACAAGATTTATCTCCTGCGTGCGTGCTAGAATAGATGATATGTTTGTTATCTGGCATAAAGTAGGCGCAGGTAGTTCTTCCAAAACCAGTGCTTACTTTTTTGGGGTTTTTGTTAGGAATGTCAGAGAGGTCATATAAATGGATTTGGTCACATTGATTACCCCATTTTGCATAATCGGACTGAAAAATTAAATACTTACCGTTCGGACTAAAATACGCTTCTGCATTATTGCCTCCAAAGGTAAGCTGACGCACGTTTTTGAAATGTTTTTCCTGGGGGTAGTGGATAGTTGTGTCGGAATGATTATTTGAGTGAGTTTTGATCCGAATATGAATTGGATTTGAAATAAATAAGCTTAACGTAAGCACAATAAAAAATATTTTTGCCATAATTTTGGAACTTTAAACAAGTTATGATTTAATAACGTTTCTGTTTCCAGTACAATATCAAAACTAATCCGATAAGCATTCCGCCTAAGTGAGCAAAGTGCGCCACATTTGATGTAGGTCCTGTGCCTCTTATAATGCTGTACTGATTGGTTACGCCTGCATATAATTCAATAGCGGCATATAGTGCCACAAAGTATTTTGCACGTATAGGAATGAAAAAATAAAGATTAATATAGTTATTAGGGTATGTTACTCCAAAAGCTAAAAGTAATCCAAATACTGCTCCCGAAGCTCCCACCATGGGAGGATAAAAGCCACTGTCAATGGTCAGGTATTCTACCAGTAAATACAAACCTGATGCACCTAATCCGCAAGTAAAATAATAGGTCAGAAAGCGTTTTGTACCCCAAGTAGCTTCCATAGCACTACCAAACATCCACAGGGCAAGCATATTAGAAAAAATGTGTCCTATGCTACCATGTAAAAATATATGAGTAACAAGTTGGTAGGGTTGAAAAAAGTCATAGGGGGGTAGATTCGCAGGATGCCATAAAGCACCGTATTGTAAGAGGTTGATGGGTAGGGTAGCCGTAGCCAAAAATGCAATAAAGTTAATGATGAGTAAGTTTTTTACGCCTTCAGTGATAAACATGAATATAGAATTGCAACATGCAAAAATGTAAAAAGTTTAATAAGTAAACAAAAAAAGCTGATATGTGCATATCAGCTTTTACGAAAATAAAAGTTATCAGAGTTTTATCTACCGAGTAAATAAAGGATAAGTAAAACTAGCAATATGATAAGGAGAACACCTATCACTAAACCTATTACATCAATCCCTAGTAGGGCTAGCAATACAATAAGTAAAACGGCTACAAGTATTACCACTACGGTTTCAGCTGCACCGACGGCTTGAGTTTTGAGAACATGTTTCTTCCATTTTTTTTCTAAAACCTTTTTAACAATTTTAGTTTTAAGTTTCTCTTTTTCAGATTTTGCAGGTTTTTGAATGGGAGTAGTGGTAGTACTTACATTACACACTCCTGCTGCCATGCTTAGTGGTAAGTTCAACAGAAAGATGCCTATGAACAATACCAAGATTAAGATATGCTTACTCATAGTGGCAAAATTACAATCTTTTTTGAAAAACAAAATAAAATTTTTCAATTAAAGGTACGTATTAGATTGTAATAAGTTCTATAATGGATTAGGTTTATTTTTGGGCGTGTCCCTTGCTGCGCAAGGGTCGGGCTACTGCGCACTACGCTGACGCTTCGGTGCTACGCTAT comes from the Bacteroidia bacterium genome and includes:
- a CDS encoding rhomboid family intramembrane serine protease → MFITEGVKNLLIINFIAFLATATLPINLLQYGALWHPANLPPYDFFQPYQLVTHIFLHGSIGHIFSNMLALWMFGSAMEATWGTKRFLTYYFTCGLGASGLYLLVEYLTIDSGFYPPMVGASGAVFGLLLAFGVTYPNNYINLYFFIPIRAKYFVALYAAIELYAGVTNQYSIIRGTGPTSNVAHFAHLGGMLIGLVLILYWKQKRY